One region of Mucilaginibacter gotjawali genomic DNA includes:
- a CDS encoding ISAon1 family transposase N-terminal region protein translates to MSTAYETLVRLILPEGLLEYFELNDVRSSDSGQLNIYLEEKNLPPAGYEKSQLESKGFLPEVSIQDFPIRGHKVALCIKRRRWEVKASGEIITRDWNLVRKGARMTTEFGTFLKGIFG, encoded by the coding sequence TTGTCAACTGCATACGAAACGCTAGTCCGTCTGATTCTTCCCGAAGGGCTTTTAGAATACTTTGAACTTAATGATGTCCGTTCATCAGATAGCGGACAATTGAATATATACCTGGAAGAAAAGAACCTTCCGCCAGCGGGTTACGAAAAATCGCAATTGGAATCAAAAGGTTTTTTGCCTGAAGTGAGCATTCAGGACTTTCCTATCCGCGGGCATAAAGTAGCGCTATGCATTAAAAGGCGGAGGTGGGAAGTAAAAGCAAGCGGTGAGATTATTACAAGAGACTGGAATTTAGTAAGAAAAGGGGCGCGAATGACAACGGAATTCGGCACTTTTTTAAAAGGTATATTTGGATAA
- a CDS encoding alpha-L-rhamnosidase-related protein, which translates to MYLKITRLALTFLSGLILPAAAMAQSSKKDITINASGIQMVLNYDHQASITSLTVGGQTVISGAGGVFTSVTMDGTVYSSQHLNTSPVLLKTKNTIKLNGIQYGPVTENWTFTISSQNIKWRIERSNTKALKVDEAAFPAFNFDNINTWEGAYQGYGGLAWFYLFNEKLCTYGIHTRSSDFWNSKNNTGLNITVDAPGKNVCMKYSRTNGDKLAYTIGVSDKEMQYKMDTGTNRRRFIRQRTDVWAPYIIPAGKSYQTIKLSYFNFNQKYGRGKLKGIDSTAVSAVLNTIARIGVIDSLHFGGNSWHTPYGPICLHEQYIGQLGLGINDPKYLKGYQSCLDFYRDHAIKPDGRVYPRWAYTNEDAMPGKFNQYGFYEAQWGILMDSNPDLVTNVAELYDMSGDKTWVKTHQLSCEKALDWILKRDSNHNGLVEMMTNDQSEKKSSDWIDIIWASYENAFVNAKLYHALVKWAAIERLLNNNTKAGYYEDFAARLKTSFNKSTKDGGFWDEEKGCYVHWIAKDKTVHGTNMVTPVNFMAIAYGICDDGARRKTILDNIETQMQQEKLFFWPIAMTTYAPGEGNGWQFPFPNYENGDLFLSWGSIGVKAYAAYSPALALKYVKNVLNQYSKDGLAFQRYGRLKQDGLGDDILSGNSLAIVGLYQAIYGINPEYNRLYLDPHITPELEGTSLNYRFRNERLVVNLEHDKYAVSNSRFKMVAQTDFGFFATKTRLSYFNGNNANAALQITSAKPLTIEIKNWDASKMEWLQTSAPSSSPVTYTVHQLKPNSAYTYSVDGNFVKSIQSNTSGDLVISRKSSAGTKLITISSKK; encoded by the coding sequence ATGTATTTAAAAATTACACGCCTCGCGTTAACCTTCCTTTCGGGTTTAATTTTACCGGCCGCCGCTATGGCACAATCATCAAAAAAGGATATAACCATTAATGCGTCCGGCATACAAATGGTGCTAAATTACGACCACCAGGCCAGCATCACTTCGCTAACTGTTGGCGGGCAAACGGTCATCAGTGGCGCGGGTGGCGTTTTCACTTCGGTAACTATGGATGGTACTGTTTATTCTTCGCAACATTTAAATACATCGCCTGTACTCCTAAAAACAAAAAACACCATTAAACTCAACGGCATTCAATACGGACCGGTCACTGAAAACTGGACTTTTACTATTTCAAGTCAAAACATCAAATGGCGTATTGAAAGAAGCAATACAAAAGCATTGAAGGTAGACGAAGCTGCTTTTCCGGCTTTCAATTTCGATAACATCAATACCTGGGAAGGCGCTTACCAGGGTTATGGCGGGCTGGCCTGGTTTTACCTGTTTAATGAAAAATTGTGCACTTATGGGATCCACACACGTTCATCGGATTTCTGGAACAGCAAAAACAACACTGGGCTTAATATAACTGTTGATGCCCCGGGCAAAAATGTTTGTATGAAATACAGCCGCACCAACGGAGATAAGCTGGCCTATACCATTGGCGTTTCAGACAAAGAGATGCAATATAAAATGGACACTGGCACCAACAGGAGAAGATTTATCAGGCAACGGACAGACGTATGGGCACCTTATATCATCCCGGCAGGAAAAAGTTATCAAACCATAAAACTAAGCTATTTTAATTTTAACCAAAAATACGGCCGCGGAAAATTAAAGGGCATTGACAGCACAGCGGTGAGCGCGGTTTTAAATACTATTGCCAGGATAGGCGTTATTGACTCGCTGCATTTTGGCGGCAACAGCTGGCATACCCCTTACGGCCCGATCTGCCTGCATGAACAATATATTGGCCAGCTGGGCCTCGGCATAAATGACCCCAAGTATCTGAAAGGCTACCAAAGCTGCCTGGATTTTTACCGCGATCATGCCATTAAGCCGGACGGCCGCGTTTACCCGCGCTGGGCCTATACCAATGAAGATGCTATGCCGGGAAAATTTAATCAATATGGTTTTTACGAGGCCCAATGGGGTATTTTGATGGACTCCAACCCCGACCTGGTGACTAATGTTGCCGAACTGTATGATATGTCGGGCGATAAAACCTGGGTAAAAACGCACCAGTTATCCTGCGAAAAAGCTTTGGACTGGATCCTGAAACGCGACAGCAACCATAACGGGCTGGTAGAAATGATGACTAATGATCAAAGCGAAAAAAAGAGCAGCGACTGGATAGACATCATTTGGGCTTCCTACGAAAATGCTTTTGTGAATGCGAAACTATACCACGCATTGGTAAAATGGGCAGCTATTGAGCGGTTATTAAATAACAATACCAAAGCAGGCTATTACGAAGACTTTGCTGCCCGGCTGAAAACCAGTTTCAATAAATCGACTAAAGATGGCGGTTTTTGGGATGAAGAAAAAGGATGCTATGTGCACTGGATAGCTAAAGATAAAACGGTACACGGTACCAACATGGTTACGCCGGTAAACTTTATGGCGATTGCTTACGGCATTTGCGATGATGGTGCGCGGAGAAAGACCATCCTGGATAATATAGAAACACAGATGCAGCAGGAGAAACTCTTTTTTTGGCCCATAGCTATGACTACTTACGCCCCGGGCGAAGGAAACGGGTGGCAGTTCCCTTTCCCTAATTACGAAAACGGGGACTTGTTTCTATCATGGGGTTCCATCGGCGTAAAAGCCTATGCGGCATATAGCCCTGCACTGGCCCTTAAATATGTAAAAAATGTATTGAACCAGTATAGCAAAGACGGCCTTGCGTTTCAGCGTTATGGCAGGCTGAAACAGGATGGTTTGGGTGACGATATCCTGTCGGGCAATAGTTTGGCAATAGTGGGCCTGTACCAGGCGATATATGGCATCAACCCCGAGTATAACCGCCTTTACCTTGACCCGCATATTACGCCTGAACTGGAGGGCACCAGTTTAAATTACAGATTCAGGAACGAACGCCTTGTTGTTAACCTTGAGCATGATAAATATGCGGTTAGTAATAGCAGATTTAAAATGGTTGCCCAAACGGATTTTGGATTTTTTGCCACCAAAACCCGATTGAGCTATTTTAATGGCAACAATGCTAATGCTGCTTTACAAATTACCTCGGCAAAACCGTTAACCATTGAAATAAAAAACTGGGATGCAAGTAAAATGGAATGGCTGCAAACATCAGCCCCTTCATCATCGCCGGTAACATATACCGTCCATCAATTAAAACCCAATTCAGCTTATACTTATAGTGTAGATGGCAACTTTGTTAAAAGCATACAGAGTAACACATCGGGGGATCTGGTTATTAGCCGGAAAAGCTCCGCGGGAACTAAATTAATAACCATCTCGTCCAAAAAATAG
- a CDS encoding amidase, producing MRKTILTTLSIFMLTGQLMAQNVTRESIKSAEKMLDLNFTDAKRDSMTDILSKNIKTYAFLHSQNFKNDVPLPLAFNVDLPGLVVPKKQLPVYFNIPANVELPKNSNDLAFYSIPQLASLIKNKKISSEKLTRFYLDRLRKYGPVLHCVIELTDTIAIAQAKKADADLAKGIYHGPLHGIPYGIKDLFAVKGTHTTWGTPPYKDQIIDETCFVAQKLQAAGAVLVAKLSLGELAEDDVWFGGLTRNPWDISKGSGGSSAGSSSATAAGLVPFAIGTETYGSIVDPSMRCGVTGLRPTYGSIARTGAMALCWTSDKVGPICRSAEEDAIVFNYIHGTDKKDASAIDFAFNYTGSVDIKKLKIAYVKNYIDTLPENSTEKQTLATLKKMGATVTGINFPDNLHGDETLSLIIGVESAAAFDELTRTNQDDLMVQQGKDRWPNTFRTSRFVPAVEYLNACRYRYQLMAQLDPLLDKYDVIITPPETGDQLAITNLTGNPSVTLPNGMLKNNMPASISFIGKHFGEAKLLAFAKAYQEYTGYNLKHPAMFK from the coding sequence ATGCGAAAAACGATACTTACAACGCTCAGTATTTTTATGCTGACAGGCCAGCTCATGGCGCAAAACGTTACCAGGGAATCTATAAAGTCGGCTGAAAAAATGCTCGACCTTAATTTTACTGATGCGAAGCGCGATTCAATGACCGACATCCTGTCGAAGAACATCAAGACATACGCCTTTCTGCACAGCCAGAATTTTAAAAATGATGTACCGCTGCCATTGGCTTTTAATGTCGACCTGCCCGGTTTGGTTGTGCCCAAAAAGCAATTGCCGGTTTATTTTAATATCCCGGCAAATGTGGAGCTGCCGAAAAACAGCAACGATCTTGCTTTCTACAGCATTCCGCAGCTGGCATCCTTAATTAAAAATAAAAAGATCAGCTCCGAAAAGCTTACCCGCTTTTACCTTGACCGTTTGAGAAAATACGGCCCGGTACTGCATTGTGTTATCGAACTGACAGATACCATCGCCATTGCCCAGGCAAAAAAGGCTGATGCCGACCTTGCCAAAGGCATTTACCATGGCCCGCTGCATGGCATCCCTTATGGCATAAAAGACTTGTTTGCCGTTAAAGGCACCCATACCACCTGGGGAACACCTCCCTATAAAGATCAAATTATTGATGAAACATGTTTCGTGGCCCAAAAACTGCAGGCTGCCGGCGCGGTGCTGGTTGCCAAACTCTCCCTTGGCGAGCTGGCCGAAGACGACGTGTGGTTTGGTGGCTTAACCCGCAATCCGTGGGATATCAGTAAAGGCTCCGGCGGCTCATCTGCAGGCTCATCATCCGCGACCGCTGCAGGCCTCGTGCCATTTGCAATCGGCACCGAAACCTATGGTTCTATTGTTGACCCATCGATGCGCTGCGGAGTTACCGGCTTAAGGCCCACCTACGGCAGTATTGCCCGCACCGGCGCTATGGCACTTTGCTGGACATCGGACAAAGTAGGCCCCATCTGCCGCTCGGCCGAAGAGGATGCTATTGTGTTTAATTACATCCATGGCACCGATAAAAAGGATGCTTCGGCTATTGATTTTGCTTTTAACTATACCGGCTCTGTCGATATTAAAAAATTAAAGATCGCCTATGTAAAAAACTATATCGACACCCTGCCGGAGAACAGCACCGAAAAGCAAACGCTGGCCACACTCAAAAAAATGGGTGCAACCGTAACCGGCATCAATTTCCCGGATAATTTGCATGGAGATGAGACATTGTCGTTAATTATCGGTGTTGAGTCTGCTGCAGCATTTGACGAACTTACCCGCACCAACCAGGATGACCTGATGGTACAGCAGGGTAAAGATCGCTGGCCGAATACTTTCCGCACGTCGCGTTTTGTACCTGCGGTGGAATACCTGAATGCCTGCCGTTACCGGTACCAGCTGATGGCGCAACTAGATCCGCTGCTGGATAAGTATGATGTGATCATTACCCCGCCGGAAACCGGCGACCAACTGGCTATTACTAACCTAACCGGCAACCCCTCTGTCACTTTACCCAATGGCATGTTAAAAAACAATATGCCTGCCAGCATCAGTTTTATTGGCAAACATTTTGGTGAAGCAAAGCTGCTGGCCTTTGCCAAAGCTTACCAGGAATATACCGGGTATAATTTAAAACACCCGGCAATGTTTAAATAA
- a CDS encoding NAD(P)-dependent oxidoreductase, with translation MKAFLGMGLLGSNFVKAMINKGEQVQVWNRTASRAKVLEAFGAKAFDSAADAVKGADVVHLCVKDDAAVDQVLEQAAPGFYKGVYIIDHTTTSAKGAVERTKAWKARGFIYLHAPVFMGPPNALASTGTMLVSGDQTVIAKMEPELSKMTGKLLNLGDVEGKAAGMKLIGNLFLIALTGALSDTLAMGKAQGITGDDILGLFDTWNPGAMTVARLKRIMAGGFDDPSWELSMARKDAGLMMSAANEGGTDLLVIPAIAAEMDKWIEQGHGDKDWTVFTSPNI, from the coding sequence ATGAAAGCATTTTTGGGTATGGGCCTTTTAGGCTCAAATTTTGTTAAAGCGATGATCAATAAAGGCGAACAGGTACAGGTTTGGAACCGTACCGCCAGCCGTGCAAAAGTATTGGAAGCATTTGGCGCAAAAGCTTTTGACAGTGCCGCTGATGCTGTTAAAGGCGCGGATGTAGTACACCTTTGTGTGAAGGATGACGCGGCTGTTGACCAGGTTTTGGAACAAGCAGCTCCCGGCTTTTATAAAGGTGTTTATATTATCGACCATACCACTACCTCAGCCAAAGGCGCTGTTGAGCGCACCAAAGCATGGAAGGCACGCGGCTTTATTTACCTGCATGCCCCGGTGTTTATGGGCCCGCCAAACGCATTGGCAAGTACAGGCACGATGCTGGTTTCGGGCGACCAAACCGTGATCGCCAAAATGGAACCTGAACTTTCCAAAATGACAGGCAAACTGCTTAACCTTGGCGATGTGGAAGGCAAAGCGGCAGGCATGAAACTGATAGGCAACCTGTTTTTAATTGCGCTTACCGGTGCGCTGTCGGATACGCTTGCAATGGGCAAGGCGCAGGGGATCACCGGTGATGATATTTTAGGACTGTTTGATACCTGGAACCCAGGCGCCATGACAGTTGCCCGCCTAAAAAGAATAATGGCCGGCGGTTTTGATGACCCTTCGTGGGAGTTAAGTATGGCCCGCAAGGATGCCGGCCTGATGATGTCAGCAGCTAACGAAGGCGGGACAGATCTGCTGGTGATCCCGGCCATTGCTGCTGAAATGGATAAATGGATTGAGCAGGGACATGGCGATAAAGACTGGACCGTGTTTACCAGCCCCAATATTTAA
- a CDS encoding YceI family protein, with protein sequence MQINHTGQDLYLCKNARIAIFSGALIEDINAVTSSGLSIYNAASGELDFSVAISSLQFEKSFMQQHFNSDYMESDKYPRAIFKGKMLEHIDVTKDGDYPVTVNGRLSVHNITQNRTIQGNVAVKNGVITMTSEFIVKCADHHIDIPQILFYHIAENIKVTVSATYSPYNNNPPK encoded by the coding sequence TTGCAAATTAATCATACAGGGCAGGACCTATACCTCTGTAAAAATGCCCGGATCGCTATTTTTTCCGGCGCTCTTATCGAAGATATTAATGCAGTAACATCATCAGGACTTTCGATTTATAATGCTGCCAGCGGCGAACTGGATTTTAGTGTAGCCATTAGTTCTCTGCAGTTTGAAAAGTCATTCATGCAGCAACATTTCAATTCAGACTATATGGAAAGCGATAAATACCCGCGGGCCATTTTTAAAGGAAAAATGCTGGAACATATTGACGTAACCAAAGATGGCGACTATCCCGTAACGGTAAACGGCAGGCTATCGGTTCACAATATCACGCAAAACCGCACCATTCAAGGCAACGTTGCTGTAAAGAACGGCGTAATTACCATGACATCGGAATTTATTGTAAAATGTGCTGACCATCATATAGATATACCACAGATTTTATTTTACCATATTGCGGAAAACATCAAGGTTACCGTATCGGCTACATATAGCCCATACAACAATAACCCACCAAAATAA
- a CDS encoding DUF5777 family beta-barrel protein: MKTFIITAAFLMTCTGLIGQATDTSKATSLTDSLFNMMDKPAKNERVIVFDASRLILSQSSETVKKNNFNFLVIHRFGDFAGHLGGGKYFYGIDAVADVYIGFEYGLSNDLNIDFGRSTVPLVGGLVDVELKYALLHQNTGGGSPIAITVLGQTGIRTYNSFNSFGDRLSYFAQAIFARRFSPDFSLQVAPSILQNNLPIPDLTGNSQAFVSLSATAHLKVSKLMSIIVDYAHPFSSFRNGTNGFSDPLGLGLQVVTGGHVFTVNVTNARAVSEINYLSNTTSDLSRGQYRLGFTISRMFDFSHKEKYNPHR, translated from the coding sequence ATGAAAACGTTTATTATAACAGCAGCCTTTTTAATGACGTGTACCGGGTTAATAGGCCAGGCAACTGACACTTCTAAAGCCACGTCGTTAACTGATTCGTTATTCAACATGATGGACAAGCCAGCAAAAAACGAGCGTGTTATTGTATTTGATGCTTCAAGGCTAATTTTATCGCAAAGCAGCGAAACCGTAAAAAAAAATAATTTTAATTTTTTGGTAATACACCGGTTTGGCGATTTTGCCGGACATTTGGGTGGCGGAAAATATTTTTACGGTATTGATGCAGTGGCCGACGTATATATAGGCTTCGAATATGGGCTGAGTAACGATCTGAATATCGACTTCGGCAGGTCAACCGTACCCCTGGTTGGTGGATTGGTTGACGTTGAGTTGAAATATGCCTTACTGCATCAAAACACCGGCGGCGGTTCGCCCATTGCGATCACCGTGCTTGGACAAACCGGCATTCGCACATATAATTCATTTAATAGTTTTGGCGACAGGCTTTCGTATTTCGCCCAGGCTATTTTTGCGCGCAGGTTTTCGCCCGATTTTTCTTTACAGGTAGCGCCTTCAATCCTACAAAACAACCTCCCGATCCCCGATCTGACCGGAAATTCGCAGGCATTTGTATCATTATCCGCAACGGCGCACCTAAAAGTGAGTAAGCTGATGAGTATCATTGTGGACTATGCACACCCTTTTTCATCATTCAGGAACGGAACCAACGGCTTTAGCGACCCGCTTGGTTTGGGTCTGCAGGTGGTAACCGGCGGGCACGTTTTTACCGTTAACGTCACTAATGCCCGGGCCGTGTCTGAAATTAACTATTTGAGCAATACAACTTCTGATCTTTCGAGGGGACAATACCGGCTGGGGTTTACCATATCAAGAATGTTTGATTTCAGCCACAAAGAGAAATACAACCCGCACAGGTAG
- a CDS encoding PAS domain-containing protein encodes MKTFNSVKIPLTFLVIGVCWALFSNPIITFFYRHLAPTEQDSFRSLNDLVFVVIISYVLYVKIKRQQHKITKSEEEYRQLFESNPNPLWIYNGQMRFVKVNNAAVEKYQHTRRKFLKMNIDDIHYKIPDELLTEDLDDEMDKLRLAGIWQHVKASGETFMVSIVSYPVMFNNEPCHLVMATDITELIEKERKLEDAYQKIKTSNEVLLHIAWSNSHELRKPLCSILALIDLLKEANEQEREEFLRMLEISSTELDQVLMKNNEKVNEMDMVTVE; translated from the coding sequence TTGAAAACATTTAATTCGGTAAAAATCCCTCTGACGTTTTTGGTCATTGGTGTTTGCTGGGCACTGTTCAGCAACCCGATTATTACTTTTTTTTACAGGCACCTGGCGCCTACCGAACAGGATTCATTCAGGAGCCTGAACGACCTGGTGTTCGTCGTTATTATCAGTTATGTTTTATATGTCAAAATTAAAAGACAGCAGCATAAGATCACTAAATCAGAAGAGGAATACAGGCAGTTGTTTGAAAGTAACCCCAACCCGCTATGGATTTATAATGGCCAAATGCGTTTTGTGAAGGTAAATAATGCTGCCGTTGAAAAATATCAGCATACCCGCCGCAAGTTTTTAAAAATGAACATCGACGATATTCATTATAAGATCCCAGATGAGTTGCTGACAGAAGACTTGGACGACGAAATGGATAAGTTACGCTTAGCGGGTATCTGGCAGCATGTAAAGGCATCAGGCGAAACATTTATGGTATCCATTGTCTCGTACCCTGTAATGTTTAACAACGAGCCTTGTCACCTGGTAATGGCCACTGATATTACGGAACTGATTGAAAAGGAAAGGAAACTGGAAGATGCGTATCAAAAGATCAAAACGTCAAACGAAGTGCTTTTACATATCGCCTGGTCCAACTCACACGAGTTACGCAAACCGCTTTGTTCAATACTTGCGCTGATAGATCTGCTTAAGGAAGCCAATGAGCAGGAGCGGGAAGAGTTTTTGAGGATGCTCGAAATATCATCCACCGAGCTCGACCAGGTTTTGATGAAAAACAATGAAAAAGTGAACGAAATGGATATGGTTACTGTTGAGTGA
- the xth gene encoding exodeoxyribonuclease III yields MKIATYNVNSINARLPVVLRWLSETAPDVVCLQELKAPQDNFPEKALADAGYNALWHGQKSWNGVAILARNADITEVRRALPGDPEDEHSRYIEAVVNGITVGCLYLPNGNPAPGPKFDYKLRWFERLTLHAADLLAAGKPAVLTGDYNVMPTELDVYKPEKWVDDALFRPETRAAFKKLVDLGWTDAVRKLYPNDKIYTFWDYFRNAYGRDAGLRIDHFLLTPDLAERLTGAGVNRDVRGWEKSSDHAPVWIELA; encoded by the coding sequence ATGAAAATAGCCACCTATAACGTAAATAGTATCAATGCAAGGCTCCCGGTGGTGCTGCGCTGGCTGAGTGAAACCGCACCTGATGTGGTATGCCTGCAGGAACTGAAGGCGCCGCAGGACAACTTCCCTGAAAAAGCATTGGCGGATGCCGGCTATAACGCGCTTTGGCACGGCCAGAAAAGCTGGAACGGGGTAGCTATATTGGCGCGAAATGCGGATATTACCGAAGTGAGGCGTGCGCTGCCGGGCGACCCCGAAGATGAACACAGCCGCTATATTGAAGCCGTAGTAAACGGCATTACCGTTGGCTGCCTTTATTTGCCCAATGGTAACCCGGCACCGGGCCCTAAATTTGATTATAAGCTGCGCTGGTTTGAAAGGCTTACGCTGCATGCGGCCGATCTGCTGGCAGCAGGCAAACCAGCGGTACTAACCGGCGACTATAATGTGATGCCCACTGAACTGGATGTTTACAAGCCCGAAAAATGGGTAGATGATGCATTATTCCGCCCGGAGACCCGGGCTGCATTTAAAAAGCTGGTAGACCTGGGCTGGACGGATGCTGTGCGGAAACTTTACCCCAATGATAAAATCTATACTTTTTGGGATTATTTCAGGAATGCTTATGGCCGTGATGCCGGTTTAAGGATAGATCACTTTTTATTGACCCCTGACCTGGCCGAACGCCTTACAGGAGCGGGCGTTAACCGGGATGTAAGAGGCTGGGAAAAAAGCAGCGACCATGCCCCGGTTTGGATCGAGCTGGCTTAA
- a CDS encoding acyltransferase, whose protein sequence is MTAIVPARNYGLDILRVLSCYMVIQAHAGEFYYIGNGEAVLNTADAHLGGWLNSLCISSVPMFVMLSGFFLFPVKDTPSFFKKRLSRVAIPFVLWCVFYALYAYLRGYTTLNASIINVIQIPVNYGAKVGHLWFVYMLIGIYLFAPVISPWVQTASRKSMELYLILWTISLTLPYLHLIFPEIWGEAFWNHTPMLYYFSGFLGYVMLANYIKRFHMDSRRWHYVAGIALLIIGYLVTTLVFLHRLDTEKWVKNLILSWSFDTINIAMMAAGLFLLFKNVHFKNTNSFPVKLLGDMAAKSYGIYLAHIIVLNAVHSILASRLTHCAVKIPIIGICAFIITYFIIKALSYLPYSKWITG, encoded by the coding sequence ATGACTGCAATCGTACCCGCACGCAATTATGGCCTTGATATTTTAAGGGTTCTGTCCTGTTATATGGTTATCCAGGCACATGCGGGCGAATTTTATTATATCGGCAATGGCGAAGCAGTTTTAAATACAGCTGACGCCCACCTGGGGGGCTGGTTGAATTCATTATGTATTTCATCGGTACCAATGTTTGTGATGCTTTCCGGCTTTTTCCTTTTCCCGGTAAAAGACACTCCCTCCTTTTTTAAAAAACGGCTGAGCAGGGTGGCCATTCCATTTGTTTTATGGTGCGTATTTTATGCCCTTTACGCTTACTTAAGGGGATATACTACCTTAAATGCATCTATTATCAATGTCATCCAGATCCCTGTAAATTATGGGGCAAAGGTTGGGCACCTTTGGTTTGTTTATATGCTTATCGGTATTTACCTGTTTGCCCCTGTTATTTCGCCCTGGGTACAAACCGCCAGCCGCAAAAGCATGGAGTTATACCTTATTTTATGGACGATCTCCCTCACCCTTCCGTACCTCCATTTAATTTTCCCTGAGATCTGGGGCGAAGCTTTCTGGAACCATACGCCGATGCTGTACTATTTCTCGGGATTTTTGGGATATGTTATGCTGGCCAATTATATCAAGCGGTTCCATATGGATTCGCGGCGCTGGCATTATGTTGCCGGGATCGCCCTTTTAATTATTGGTTACCTGGTTACCACCCTGGTTTTTTTACACCGCTTGGATACCGAAAAATGGGTAAAGAACCTTATCCTTTCCTGGAGCTTTGATACCATTAACATCGCCATGATGGCGGCAGGGCTGTTCCTGCTGTTTAAAAATGTCCACTTCAAAAACACAAATTCATTTCCGGTAAAATTATTGGGCGACATGGCTGCAAAAAGCTATGGTATTTACCTCGCCCATATCATTGTTTTAAATGCTGTGCACTCAATTTTGGCCAGCCGTTTAACCCATTGTGCTGTTAAAATTCCAATTATTGGGATATGCGCCTTTATCATTACCTATTTTATCATCAAGGCGCTGTCGTATCTTCCCTACAGCAAATGGATAACAGGCTAA
- a CDS encoding acyltransferase: MTDTTVTRNYGLDILRVIACYMVIQIHTGEFYYIGDRGNVLNTLDANWVCWYNSLCRICVPLFVMISGFFLFPVKDASVFFKKRFSRVAIPFILWCVLYAFYFYFRGDATLNATVTNIVHIPVNYGVEIGHLWFVYMLLGIYLFAPVLSPWIQTASRKSMEFYLLLWCIAFCIPYIHLIFPAIWGEAFWNHTPMLYYFSGFMGYVVLANYIKRFHMEPARWNYVAGIALLVVGYGITAVGFSMRLPTEKFVNTLELTWSFETINIAMMTAGVFLMVKNIQIKNTGSAILKLVADISAKSYGIYLAHIMVLNVVHAFWDGRLASAAVKLPVIAACTFAITFIVIKILSFIPKSKWLIG, translated from the coding sequence ATGACCGATACAACCGTTACGCGCAACTATGGACTGGATATTTTGAGGGTGATAGCCTGTTACATGGTGATCCAGATACATACCGGCGAGTTTTATTATATTGGCGACAGGGGTAACGTACTAAATACCCTTGATGCCAATTGGGTTTGCTGGTATAATTCGCTATGCCGCATTTGCGTGCCGCTATTCGTCATGATCTCGGGATTTTTTCTTTTTCCCGTAAAAGATGCCTCTGTCTTTTTTAAAAAGCGATTCAGCCGGGTAGCCATACCATTTATATTGTGGTGCGTGCTGTACGCCTTCTATTTTTATTTTAGGGGCGATGCAACTTTAAATGCCACGGTCACCAATATCGTGCATATCCCGGTAAATTACGGAGTAGAGATCGGGCACCTTTGGTTTGTTTATATGCTTTTGGGGATCTACCTCTTTGCTCCCGTGCTGTCGCCCTGGATACAAACCGCCAGCCGCAAAAGCATGGAGTTTTACCTGTTGCTTTGGTGCATTGCTTTTTGTATCCCATATATCCATTTGATATTTCCTGCAATTTGGGGCGAGGCATTCTGGAACCATACCCCCATGCTGTATTATTTTTCGGGCTTTATGGGTTATGTAGTGCTGGCCAATTATATTAAAAGATTCCATATGGAGCCGGCACGATGGAACTATGTTGCAGGTATTGCGCTGCTTGTCGTGGGATACGGTATCACGGCCGTTGGATTTTCAATGCGGCTTCCGACCGAAAAATTTGTAAACACCCTTGAGCTTACGTGGAGTTTCGAAACCATCAATATTGCGATGATGACTGCCGGGGTTTTCCTGATGGTGAAGAACATTCAAATAAAAAATACCGGTTCGGCTATTTTAAAGCTGGTAGCTGATATATCCGCTAAGAGCTATGGTATTTACCTGGCCCATATTATGGTGTTAAATGTGGTACATGCTTTTTGGGATGGCCGCCTCGCCAGCGCCGCCGTCAAACTGCCCGTTATTGCTGCGTGTACCTTCGCAATTACTTTTATAGTTATTAAAATACTGTCGTTTATACCTAAAAGCAAATGGCTGATCGGCTAA